A window of Helicobacter macacae MIT 99-5501 genomic DNA:
CCTTGTTAGAATCTATCATCGTGCAAGATTCTAATATCAGTGCGAGCTATGGTGGGTTTAGCGGTGGGGTGGTGGAGGCAAATGTGCGCAAACCACGCAAGGAAATGAGCGGAATCAAGGGCTGGCACGCAAATATTAGCTATCAATTCACACAAGGCAATGCACGCGGAATCTCCCTCACACACTATCATATCGACCCCTCCATAGAATCAAACTTCCTAAATTCTACAAGCGAATACTATCACCCATACTTCACTAAGCACTTAGTTCGCGCTTCACTAGAGGGCTATGCCACCAAAGATTTAGGAATCATCGCTAGTTTTTCCACCACGCAGAGCTTTATCCCCACTTTTGTGGCAAACCCTCTTACCAACACAAGCGGGCAAAATGCTGGGGACAAAAAAGACCAAAAACGCCAATCCTACAACTACTACATAAAAGCCTACTACAACCCAACCCAAAATCTAACCATAGAGGCTAATCTAGGCTATATGCCACAATATAATAGCTATTTTTGGAGTGGTGGAGCGTATAATGCGGACTATGTCGCGCAAAGCGGGGGCGCTCAAGCTGGCATAAAGGCAATGTATCAAACGCCTATCGGGCTATCTACCACCACGATAGGCTACTCATACATAGATAGTGAGCGAAGTGCTGATTCTAGATATACTTATTATGCACTTTGGTTTGTAAGCGATACGGTAGATTGGGCTCGTAGTGATACAAATTCTGCGTCTATCTACACTGCGGCAAACTATGGCAATATGCGACAAAATTCACATATCCCCACACTAAAGAGTGATTTTTTGTTTAATCCTATTGTTGTGTGGCGCACCACGCACAATTTTTCACTTGGTGCAGAAGTGTCCTATCAAAAAGCTACAAGGCAGAGGCTATCGCCTTATGTGCAATTCGCAAATGACAATAATATCCCTGTGCCATCAACCACTCCTTGCCCCACCACACCTGATAATCTAGGGCTTATCGCGTGTATGAACGGCAAGCCAACTTTCAACCCCAACACCACTATCTACCGAAATAACCAAACATATCAAGTCTACGCCCAAAACTCAAGAAACGAGCAAGTAAAATCCCAACACACAGGAGCAAACTCTTGGGCAAACTATGATAGCGCGGTGGCACAATACTTCAATGTCATCACGCAATATTATGGAGCAAACAAAATCACACTTGATAATGTCGCTTATGGTGCGTTTGTAGAAGATGATATGTCATTAGATTTGGGCAAATTTGGGGATATGAATGCGCGTCTTGGATTGAGATTTGATGGCGATAGCTATATGGATAAGCATACTATCGCTCCTAGATTTTCGCTTAGCTATGCCACCCCTACAAGCAAGCAGTGGCGCACCACACTTACCTTTGGGGCAAATCGCTACTACGGACGCAATCTTTTTTCATATAGATTCTTAGATTTTTCTGCGACTAGGCATTCGTATAAAAGGGATTGTGTGAGTTGTGATTGGGAGGAAATAGAGCTAAATACCGCGCTAAATCCTGCTTGGACTTCAAGCGTGAAATTTAGTAGCTTAAGGATTCCATATAGTGATGAGCTAATGGGAGGGATTTCTAACAATCTAGGAAAATTTAGCGTGGGACTAAAATATATCTTTCGCAATGGCAAAGATGAGATAATGCGCGTAAGCGCAAACGCGCTAAATCTGCCCGCACAAGAGGGCTACTCCACTAGCTACAATGTATGGAGCAATGAGGGAAAAAGCCAAAGTCATATCATCTCACTAATAGCGCAAAATCATAGCACTATTGAAACATTTGGAGTGAAGCACCACTATTTGTTTGCGCTAGATTGGACTCATAGCAAAAGGACTTACAATATCTTTGCAAATAGTGCTGATGATGAATACCTAAATGACCCTCTAATCATCTATGATAATGCACCTATTAGGTATAGAGATAGACCTGTGGATAATTTTGTGCGTCCTTTTAGCTTGCGACTAAGCACTACACATAGCTTCAATATAGGGAAGTTTAGGTGGCTATGGAACAATTTTTTTCGCTATCGCTCGCCATATAGCCGAATGGTAACGCTAACCACAAGCGCAAGCAACGCGGTGTTTAAGCAGTGGCAAGCACTCTATCCAAACATAGAGGGTGTGTATGTCAAAAAGAACTTTAGGGGGGCATTTAGCTGGGATATGCGACTAGGGTTTGAAGTGGATATGTGGCACAAAAATATTTTTTATGTGAATGTAGACATCTATAATGTCCTAAATGCTCGCAATGAAACAACTATAAGCCAATCAAGCGGAAACACAGGCTATGATATAGCAGGCTCTAGCTACACTTACGCAGTCTATGAAGTGGGACGACAATTCTGGCTACAAGTGGGGTATAAGTTTTAGCTAATATCTCTCCATAGCGATGACACCGCTACGCAAAATCTCTTTTGGCTTAAACTTGCTTAGGGCTTTTATGAGGCTTGTTATGCGGTGTGGTTTTTCGGTGGCTACGATGATTATGTATTTTTCATTGGCATTGGCGATTTTGCCATTATAAGCCCTAGCTAGTGCTTCAATCCCTGCCAAATCCTCATCAATCCCCACCTTGATAAGTGCTGTTTCTTTCTCTAGTAAATCATCATCATCGCTTACCTTTAGCACGGGGATAAGTTTGTGAAGCTGCTTGATAATCTGCTCTAGCACGCGAGAATCTCCCTCTGTGGCGATAGTGATTCGCGATAAATCACTATTTGGGATAGGTGCTACGGTTAGGGACTCAATATTATATCCTCTCCCTGCAAAAAGCCCTGAAACACGCGCTAGGACGCTATGCTCATTGACTACGGTTACACTTATGATTTTTCTTGCCTGCATTTTGAAAGCCTTTAGGTGTTTTGTGTGATTTATGCTAAATGTGTGCCAAAAATTATAAGGCATTATTGTATCGCAAAATCTAACTAGAAATCTCATAAAAATTTAAACAAAATATATTACAATTTTGCATTTTGTGTTTGCGTTGTGAAAATAATGCAAAGCCCAATCACAGAAGCTAAGATTTTGGATGCCAAGATTTTGACACTTTAAGATTTTGCACCAAAATCTAGCTTTTGTAAAATCTAGCTTTTGTAAGGAAAAAAATGTTTGAAACTCTAAGCACCTCTTTTAAAACCATTGCTTCCAAAATCCGCTTCAATGATGATGAAAAATCACTAAATCGCGCACTAGATGAGCTAAAAAAAGCCCTGCTAAAAAACGATGTCCACCACAAAGTAACCAAAGCCTTGCTAGAATCTATCGCGCTAAAAACCAAGCAAAAAGGCATAGGTAAGCAAAGTTTTTTGGACGCGATGAGTGAGAGCCTAACGCAGATTCTAACCACAAGTGGAAACTATGGCTTTGTGTATGCGCCTCGTCCGCCCACAGTCGTGCTTATGTGCGGATTGCAAGGTAGTGGCAAAACCACCACTAGCGCAAAGCTAGCAAACTACCTAAAAACTCGCAATAAAAAGGTGCTACTTGTGGCGTGCGATTTGGCTAGGCTAGCTGCAGTTTCCCAGCTAAAGATTTTGGGAGAGCAAATCGAAGTGGAGGTTTTCACACCCCAAAGCCTTGCGGAACAATCTAGCGAAAAAAATCTCACACCCCAAATCATCGCAAAAGAAGCCAAAAAAAGGGCATTGCAAGGGGGATTTGATGTGATGATAGTCGATAGCGCAGGACGATTATCAATCGATGAAAATCTAATGGACGAACTAGAAGCGATAAAAAAATCTATTGAGCCAAATGAAATCTTTTATGTAGCAGATTCTCTAAGCGGACAAGACGGCTTGCGTAGTGCGGAGGCATTTCATCAAAAGGTGGGCTTAAGTGGTGTGATTTTGAGCAAATTTGATAGCGATTCAAAAGGTGGAATCGCCCTAAATATCGCCTATCAGCTACAAATCCCACTGCGCTTCATCGGCAATGGAGAGAAAATCCCAGACTTAGACATAGCGATGCCAGATAGAATCGTATCTAGGCTTATGGGTGCGGGCGATATAGTATCTCTAGCAGAAAAAACCGCCGCAGTGATTGACGAAAAAGAAGCAAAAGACATTACCAAAAAGCTAAAAAGGGGGCAGTTTGGGTTTGAGGATTTTCTAGCACAAATAGAAAATGTCAAAAAATTAGGCTCAATGAGTTCTCTAGTCTCTATGATACCCGGTCTATCTCAAGTGGCAGGTGGGCTAAAAAATATCGATTTAGACAACTCCAAAGAGATAAAAAATATCCGCGCAATGGTAGACTCTATGACAAAAAAAGAGAGAGCAGATGTAAGCCTGCTAAATGGCTCAAGACGCAAGAGAATCGCACAAGGAGCGGGGCTAGAAGTCGCAGATATAAATCGCATTGTCAAGCAGTTTGACAACGCAGCAAAAATGGCAAAGCGATTTAGTGGCAAGGGTGGAATGCAAGAGCTAATGGGGCTTATGGGGCAAATGAAGCAAAGGCACTAAAATCTAAAAAATCTATGACAGCAAAAAACTAGCTCAATAAAGAATCTATATAGCTCATATCTGTGGTTTTCCTAAATGCGCTTGTTGTGCCATTTGGCGTGTTTTGCGAATTATCAAAGATTTCTACTTTTTCACAAAGTGGCGTGATTTTTTTTAGATTTTGTAGTGATTCTACATATCTTCTTTCTATTAGGTGTGGCTTTATGTTGTGCCCACCTTTTTTTACTCGCATTGCTACACGCTCTTTTGCAAGATTGACAGAATTTAGAGCTACATAATAAAGATAGATTTCATATCCAGCTTTTTTTAGTGTGTCAAATAGTGTGATTATGCTTTTTCCACAAAGTGTGGTTTCTTGATTAAAGTTTTGTTTTTGGGCTATGTAGCTTGTGCGGATTTTTAGGGCGATTTTTGAAGCACGAAATTGGTCTTTTTGCTCACGCCAATCCCCAAAAGAGCTTACAATTTCATCAATATTTATTCGCAGTCCAAAGTGCTTCCCTTGCTCTAGCTTATCATAATAAAGAGTGGTTTTGCCAGCACCATTTACACCTGCAAAAATATATGCCTTTGGCTTGTCATAGTTTTTATCATTTGGATTTTGACTTGATTGATTTATGATTTTACTCATTTTGATTGCCTTTTTTATAATGCAAATTACAAAATACACCATTATTATGTGCCTTTGTTTGCACTTGGCATTATAGCACAAATGCTATGCTTCAAATCGTGCGCAAAAGCACAAAATATATGCTTTAAAAAGCTAGTAAATATAGATTTTGATATAATGCAAAAATATGTGCAAAATACTACAAACAAAGGACACTAAATGCAAGTAACTCCACTAAAACCAATCACAAATGATGACTTAGAAAAGCTAGGACTTTCTTGGCACACAGATGCTGATAGCACACCATATATCGAGCCTGAAATGGTAGAGATAAGCGAGGAGGAAAGCGAGGCTTTTTATGAAGCGGGAAATGAGCTGTATGATATGTTTTGCGAAGCGGCGCAATATGTCATAGATGAAAAGCTATACTTCGAGCTAGATATACCAAACTCGCTAATTCCTATGATAGAGCAAAGCTGGGAGGAGGAGGTGCATTGGCATTTGTATGGGAGATTTGATTTTAGTGGCGGGCTAGATGAAAAGCCTATAAAATTGCTAGAATTTAACGCTGATACACCAACGCTACTATATGAAAGCTCTGTGATAGCGTGGGCTATGCTAAAGGCAAATGGATATGATGAAAACGCGCAATTTAACAATATCTATGAGGCATTGGGAGAGAATTTTAAGCGCATAATCACACTAGGAGAGGATACAGCTAGATTTAGCGAAATCTATGAGGGGTGGAAGATTCTCTTTGCAAGTGTGAAAGGAAATGCCGAAGAAGAAAAAACAACAAGATTTTTGCAAGAAATCGCGCAAAGTGTGGGCTTTGCAAGTGAATTTGGCTACATAGATGAAGTGAAGTTTAGCGAGAGTGAGGGGGTGTTTTTTAATGATGAGAACTACGAATTTTTATTTAAACTTTTGCCTTGGGAATCTATCGCCATAGATGAGCCAGAGCTAGCCCTGCTTATGCGCGGGATAATGCAAAATAAAGCAGGTATTTTTCTAAATCCTGCCTATACTTTGCTTTTCCAAAGCAAAAGAATGCTAAAGATTTTGTGGGATTTGTTTCCAAACCACCCATTGCTATTGCCTGCTAGCTTTGAGCCGCTCTCAAAT
This region includes:
- a CDS encoding TonB-dependent receptor; its protein translation is MGLLERLHPLITRERERESNSRAIPTKSWQVNSSDSIKSKKSDSAIYDSKAQDSNTHYTKSKELKSQDLQAKDLGKVVAKGYKDNGTQSRERYQSSAGEISRSMLESSPSGNGDIGSILRILPNVQYDNGQNRSTAQGEIDPANISISGGLFYQNNFQLDGFNVNNDLTSNLTSDNGVNGTGAKNPRSQAFSIDTSLLESIIVQDSNISASYGGFSGGVVEANVRKPRKEMSGIKGWHANISYQFTQGNARGISLTHYHIDPSIESNFLNSTSEYYHPYFTKHLVRASLEGYATKDLGIIASFSTTQSFIPTFVANPLTNTSGQNAGDKKDQKRQSYNYYIKAYYNPTQNLTIEANLGYMPQYNSYFWSGGAYNADYVAQSGGAQAGIKAMYQTPIGLSTTTIGYSYIDSERSADSRYTYYALWFVSDTVDWARSDTNSASIYTAANYGNMRQNSHIPTLKSDFLFNPIVVWRTTHNFSLGAEVSYQKATRQRLSPYVQFANDNNIPVPSTTPCPTTPDNLGLIACMNGKPTFNPNTTIYRNNQTYQVYAQNSRNEQVKSQHTGANSWANYDSAVAQYFNVITQYYGANKITLDNVAYGAFVEDDMSLDLGKFGDMNARLGLRFDGDSYMDKHTIAPRFSLSYATPTSKQWRTTLTFGANRYYGRNLFSYRFLDFSATRHSYKRDCVSCDWEEIELNTALNPAWTSSVKFSSLRIPYSDELMGGISNNLGKFSVGLKYIFRNGKDEIMRVSANALNLPAQEGYSTSYNVWSNEGKSQSHIISLIAQNHSTIETFGVKHHYLFALDWTHSKRTYNIFANSADDEYLNDPLIIYDNAPIRYRDRPVDNFVRPFSLRLSTTHSFNIGKFRWLWNNFFRYRSPYSRMVTLTTSASNAVFKQWQALYPNIEGVYVKKNFRGAFSWDMRLGFEVDMWHKNIFYVNVDIYNVLNARNETTISQSSGNTGYDIAGSSYTYAVYEVGRQFWLQVGYKF
- the ilvN gene encoding acetolactate synthase small subunit, with translation MQARKIISVTVVNEHSVLARVSGLFAGRGYNIESLTVAPIPNSDLSRITIATEGDSRVLEQIIKQLHKLIPVLKVSDDDDLLEKETALIKVGIDEDLAGIEALARAYNGKIANANEKYIIIVATEKPHRITSLIKALSKFKPKEILRSGVIAMERY
- the ffh gene encoding signal recognition particle protein; amino-acid sequence: MFETLSTSFKTIASKIRFNDDEKSLNRALDELKKALLKNDVHHKVTKALLESIALKTKQKGIGKQSFLDAMSESLTQILTTSGNYGFVYAPRPPTVVLMCGLQGSGKTTTSAKLANYLKTRNKKVLLVACDLARLAAVSQLKILGEQIEVEVFTPQSLAEQSSEKNLTPQIIAKEAKKRALQGGFDVMIVDSAGRLSIDENLMDELEAIKKSIEPNEIFYVADSLSGQDGLRSAEAFHQKVGLSGVILSKFDSDSKGGIALNIAYQLQIPLRFIGNGEKIPDLDIAMPDRIVSRLMGAGDIVSLAEKTAAVIDEKEAKDITKKLKRGQFGFEDFLAQIENVKKLGSMSSLVSMIPGLSQVAGGLKNIDLDNSKEIKNIRAMVDSMTKKERADVSLLNGSRRKRIAQGAGLEVADINRIVKQFDNAAKMAKRFSGKGGMQELMGLMGQMKQRH
- a CDS encoding zeta toxin family protein — its product is MSKIINQSSQNPNDKNYDKPKAYIFAGVNGAGKTTLYYDKLEQGKHFGLRINIDEIVSSFGDWREQKDQFRASKIALKIRTSYIAQKQNFNQETTLCGKSIITLFDTLKKAGYEIYLYYVALNSVNLAKERVAMRVKKGGHNIKPHLIERRYVESLQNLKKITPLCEKVEIFDNSQNTPNGTTSAFRKTTDMSYIDSLLS
- a CDS encoding glutathionylspermidine synthase family protein, producing the protein MQVTPLKPITNDDLEKLGLSWHTDADSTPYIEPEMVEISEEESEAFYEAGNELYDMFCEAAQYVIDEKLYFELDIPNSLIPMIEQSWEEEVHWHLYGRFDFSGGLDEKPIKLLEFNADTPTLLYESSVIAWAMLKANGYDENAQFNNIYEALGENFKRIITLGEDTARFSEIYEGWKILFASVKGNAEEEKTTRFLQEIAQSVGFASEFGYIDEVKFSESEGVFFNDENYEFLFKLLPWESIAIDEPELALLMRGIMQNKAGIFLNPAYTLLFQSKRMLKILWDLFPNHPLLLPASFEPLSNSGANGGTKLAQVKKASFGREGGGVEIFDESGATLAQNIGEYANFKPVYQEFCELNEHNGFYYQPNVFFAYESCGLGFRKSAKKGKEGLILDNYSKFVSHRIV